The Marivirga tractuosa DSM 4126 genome contains the following window.
ACTGACCGCCCCCACTCCTACTAAAGGAGCAAATTCCATTTGATAAATCTGCGAGACAACATTTCGAGCTGTGAAGACTACACAACCACTTACCAATTGAAGATCATCAATTTCAAAAGGAGCCTGCATTTTTTGAACCCATTCTTGAGGGAAAGTGCAGTCTGCGTCCGAAGTTAAAATGATTTCAGCATTGCTATTTTTAACACCCGCATTAATAGCGGATTTTTTACCAGTCACTTTCTCAGGCAGGCTCAAAACCGTCAATCTAAACGGAAAACTCTTTTCAAAGGATTGAATAATTTGATTAAAATTATCTTCTGAATGATCATTCACCAAGATTATTTCTAATAGCTCTTCAGGATATTCTAAATGAGCAAGGCTCTTCATTAACTCAGCGAGATGCTCTTCCTCATTTCGAAAAGGAATAATAACAGCAACTGATTTTAATTCTCCACTTTCGCTTATTTCTGGTAATTTTCCCCAGATTTTTGATGCAAACAGCAATGCAAATCCATAAAAAAGTAGAACTGTGGAGAAAAAAGCTAAAATCATGTGTTCTTCAATTTAAGCTTTGGAATGAAAAAAAGCCCTATAAAAGCAGGTAATGCAATATTGATCAACCACAGTATTAATCCTGAGGCTATAATGGGTGCTACCTCCAGTTCCATACTCTCAAAAAACAAAGCTACGCTAAACTCTCTTATGCCTAAATCACTTAAGAAATTGAAAGTGGGTAATATTGATTTTGCCAAAAACATAAAAGCTACCCCCATAAACTGCATGAATAAATTGATTTTCAAACCCAATACTGACAACAAAATTAAAAATTGGGCACTAAAAATTAGATACCTTACAACCGATAACCCAGCTAAAAGGCTTACTAATTTAACCCCCATCTTTCGTACTGGCATTACATAGTCCTGAATTTTTGGATGATTTCTATGCAAAAACATGATGACTAATAGAACTACTAAAACCAAACCCAATAAGCTTAAAATTGGAAATGAAAATGAGAACGGTATATCGTGTTTGCCTATATTTCTACTAGAAAAAATATAGAAGGCAATTAAACCAAAAATAGCAGTGGGCAGCATTTGCATCATTCTGGAAATCAAGATAAGACCTAGTGCTCGTTTTCTATTATGGTGACTTAGGGAAAATACTTTTGCGAAATAGTCACCCACAGCGTGAGGGGTTACAAAACCTAATGCAATCCCAGCTAATACACCCACAGTGGCAGTTGAAAAGGGAATTTGAGTAATGGGCTGAATAGAGTATTTCCATTTTAATACTTCTATCCACCAATTGAAGGGCATCAAAAGAATTACCAGAAATACAAGGCTAATATTATTACTAAAAAG
Protein-coding sequences here:
- a CDS encoding lysylphosphatidylglycerol synthase domain-containing protein produces the protein MLLFLYEKISEDIDGFVSAFRLFSNNISLVFLVILLMPFNWWIEVLKWKYSIQPITQIPFSTATVGVLAGIALGFVTPHAVGDYFAKVFSLSHHNRKRALGLILISRMMQMLPTAIFGLIAFYIFSSRNIGKHDIPFSFSFPILSLLGLVLVVLLVIMFLHRNHPKIQDYVMPVRKMGVKLVSLLAGLSVVRYLIFSAQFLILLSVLGLKINLFMQFMGVAFMFLAKSILPTFNFLSDLGIREFSVALFFESMELEVAPIIASGLILWLINIALPAFIGLFFIPKLKLKNT